A genomic stretch from Engraulis encrasicolus isolate BLACKSEA-1 chromosome 10, IST_EnEncr_1.0, whole genome shotgun sequence includes:
- the LOC134456477 gene encoding zinc finger MYM-type protein 1-like has translation MARLLTAKENSVALLKQYPFIRRSDEDKKRVKVLGPDCPELLISQSTTDRGRTYVRTFSSSVYGRWNWLTGCEVSNALYCFPCLLFQSPGTDICWVTSGVTDLKHLGEKCKKHESSRSHLDNSLKLRLFGRLSIREQLDEGYRVGIRKHNEEVTKNRHILSRIIDCVKFCGAFELALRGHDESADSNNPGVFLGLVDFVASIDSTLKEHLETATVFKGTSKTIQNELLDCMFSVVREQILKEVKDSDFIAIQADETTDISTVTQLVLVLRYIDSKMNVQERFFEFIPLQSSTAVNIATELKERLSIILPDQKEKEKLICQAYDGASVMRGATGGVQKRIKEDYPNAHYIHCYAHQLNLIMEQATSHISKVRNFFSDLGGFASFFSRSPKRTSVLDEMVSRRLPTSSKVRWNFHSRAVNTVFEHREDLIKCFHAIRDSGDFDEITVREAGAYARILEDPDFRFFLQLFHQIMPLVDTLYARLQKRSIDSVYIKRCIQRFQEDIQKIRDSLHAMTVEHSSLSLQSRKRVALSSEDHQRIAAEVCDTILGHTRERFQFTDHLICATLLQCDRFEDYQVDFPEEALKTTVKAYPVLDSSRLKTELELLYSNEEFRACSGAVDFLQFFMENNLGELFSETVTLLKILVTTPMTTAEAERCFSTLKRVKTFLRNTMSQDRLNALATLSMERAIVTEMTDFNVKVIDTFSNLKERRAKFLYK, from the exons ATGGCCCGACTGTTAACAGCAAAGGAAAATTCGGTGGCTTTGTTGAAGCAATATCCGTTCATCCGTCGTTCTGACGAAGATAAGAAGAGGGTGAAAGTCCTTGGACCTGACTGTCCTGAGCTCCTCATCAGCCAGAGCACCACCGATCGTGGAAGGACGTACGTCAGGACCTTTTCTTCCAGTGTGTATGGTCGCTGGAATTGGCTTACGGGATGCGAAGTGAGTAATGCCCTGTACTGCTTCCCGTGTCTGTTGTTTCAAAGTCCTGGGACAGACATTTGTTGGGTGACATCTGGGGTGACGGACTTGAAACACCTGGGGGAGAAGTGTAAAAAGCACGAAAGCAGCAGAAGCCACCTAGACAACAGCTTGAAGCTACGCCTGTTCGGAAGGCTTAGCATCCGGGAACAGCTTGATGAAGGCTACAGAGTTGGAATTAGAAAACATAACGAGGAAGTGACAAAGAATCGGCACATTTTGTCACGAATAATTGACTGTGTAaaattctgtggggcatttgaattgGCGTTGCGTGGACACGACGAAAGTGCGGACTCAAACAACCCAGGCGTCTTTCTCGGCTTGGTCGACTTTGTTGCCTCAATTGACAGCACACTGAAAGAGCACTTGGAGACAGCAACTGTATTTAAAGGCACCTCAAAAACGATACAGAACGAACTGCTCGATTGCATGTTTTCCGTGGTGAGGGAGCAGATTCTGAAAGAAGTTAAGGACAGTGATTTCATTGCCATCCAGGCCGACGAGACAACGGACATTAGTACCGTGACCCAACTGGTGCTAGTGCTGCGTTACATCGACAGCAAAATGAACGTGCAGGAACGATTCTTCGAATTCATTCCCCTGCAGTCATCAACAGCCGTGAACATTGCCACAGAGCTGAAAGAACGCCTTTCCATAATCCTTCCcgatcaaaaagaaaaagaaaaactcatCTGCCAAGCTTATGATGGAGCGAGCGTAATGAGAGGTGCCACTGGTGGTGTTCAGAAGCGAATAAAAGAGGACTACCCAAATGCGCACTACATCCACTGCTACGCGCACCAGTTGAACTTGATCATGGAACAAGCCACCAGTCACATTTCTAAAGTAAGGAACTTTTTTTCGGACCTTGGTGGCTTTGCCAGTTTTTTTTCAAGATCACCCAAGAGGACCAGTGTATTGGATGAAATGGTTTCCCGCAGGCTGCCAACTTCCAGCAAGGTCAGGTGGAACTTTCACAGCCGCGCTGTCAACACGGTGTTTGAACACAGAGAGGATCTCATCAAATGTTTCCATGCCATACGAGACTCGGGAGACTTCGATGAAATCACCGTGAGAGAGGCAGGAGCATATGCAAGGATCCTGGAAGACCCAGACTTCAGGTTCTTCCTGCAACTTTTTCACCAGATCATGCCCCTTGTAGACACTCTCTATGCCAGGCTACAGAAGAGGAGCATCGACTCAGTGTACATTAAGAGATGCATCCAAAGATTCCAGGAGGACATACAGAAGATCAG AGATTCTCTCCATGCCATGACAGTGGAGCACAGCAGTCTATCCCTGCAATCAAGAAAACGTGTGGCTCTCTCTTCAGAGGATCACCAACGAATTGCAGCTGAA GTCTGTGATACCATCCTGGGGCACACCAGAGAGAGGTTCCAGTTCACAGACCATCTCATCTGTGCAACCCTCCTGCAGTGCGATCGGTTTGAAGATTATCAAGTGGATTTTCCAGAGGAGGCTCTTAAAACCACAGTGAAGGCTTACCCTGTCCTTGACAGCAGCAGGCTGAAGACAGAGCTAGAACTCCTCTACAGCAACGAGGAATTCAGAGCGTGTAGTGGTGCGGTGGACTTCCTCCAATTCTTTATGGAGAACAACTTGGGGGAGCTTTTTTCAGAGACGGTAACCCTTTTGAAAATACTTGTCACCACACCAATGACGACAGCAGAAGCAGAGAGGTGCTTCTCGACTCTTAAGCGAGTGAAAACATTCCTGAGAAACACAATGTCGCAAGATCGCCTCAACGCACTGGCTACCCTGTCTATGGAGAGGGCCATAGTGACAGAGATGACTGACTTTAACGTTAAAGTCATTGACACATTTTCAAATTTAAAAGAGAGAAGGGCCAAGTTCCTCTACAAGTAG